A single window of Zea mays cultivar B73 chromosome 10, Zm-B73-REFERENCE-NAM-5.0, whole genome shotgun sequence DNA harbors:
- the LOC100286227 gene encoding cortical cell-delineating protein precursor, with product MALAGKASVALFLAVNLAVFIAMASACGGNCPTPTPSTPSTPTPTPASFGKCPRDALKLGVCANVLGLIKAKVGVPPTEPCCRLLEGLVDLEAAVCLCTAIKGEVLGIKLNLPVDLSLILNHCGKTVPTGFKCL from the coding sequence ATGGCACTGGCAGGCAAGGCATCGGTCGCGCTGTTCCTCGCCGTGAACCTGGCGGTGTTCATCGCCATGGCCAGCGCCTGCGGTGGCAACTGCCCCACGCCGACCCCGTCCACCCCGTCGACGCCGACCCCGACGCCGGCCTCGTTCGGCAAGTGCCCCCGCGACGCGCTCAAGCTGGGCGTGTGCGCCAACGTGCTGGGACTGATCAAGGCCAAGGTGGGCGTGCCGCCCACGGAGCCATGCTGCCGGCTGCTGGAGGGGCTCGTCGACCTCGAGGCCGCCGTGTGCCTCTGCACCGCCATCAAGGGCGAGGTCCTCGGAATCAAGCTCAACCTGCCCGTCGACCTCAGCCTCATCCTCAACCACTGCGGCAAGACCGTGCCCACCGGATTCAAATGCCTCTAA